The Congregibacter litoralis KT71 genome contains a region encoding:
- a CDS encoding acyl-CoA dehydrogenase family protein, whose protein sequence is MIPRTVFDEEHELFRSNVRRFLETEVVPFHGQWEKDGQVDRELWRKAGAQGYLVPQAPEVYGGAGADFRYNAIIDEEVSRSGCTGLGWGVHSDIVVPYLMRYGSDAQKEKYIAACVRGDMVTAIAMTEPGTGSDLQGIRTHAVADGDEYVINGSKTFITNGQHADLVVVVCKTDPEAGAAGTSLILVEADRAGFEKGRNLEKVGMKAQDTSELFFSDVRVPRENLLGEEGKGFVYLMQELPQERLSIGIMAMAASEVCLRQTIDYVKERQAFGKPIAALQNTQFKLAELDTELTSAQVFMDRCLELLVAGQLDTVTASKAKLLGSELQCRIVDECVQLHGGYGYMWEYPVARAFADSRVQRIYGGTSEVMKLIIGRSLIAD, encoded by the coding sequence ATGATCCCTAGAACAGTATTTGATGAAGAGCACGAACTGTTTCGCAGTAACGTTCGACGCTTTCTGGAAACGGAGGTGGTGCCCTTTCACGGGCAGTGGGAGAAGGACGGGCAGGTTGATCGGGAGCTGTGGCGCAAAGCGGGCGCTCAGGGCTACCTGGTTCCCCAGGCGCCGGAAGTCTATGGCGGTGCAGGAGCGGATTTTCGCTACAACGCCATCATCGATGAGGAGGTGTCTCGGTCGGGGTGCACAGGCCTCGGGTGGGGCGTGCACAGCGATATCGTTGTTCCCTATCTCATGCGCTACGGGAGCGATGCGCAAAAAGAAAAATACATCGCCGCCTGTGTGCGGGGCGACATGGTAACGGCCATCGCCATGACGGAGCCGGGCACGGGCTCGGACCTTCAGGGTATCCGCACTCACGCCGTCGCCGACGGCGACGAGTACGTCATCAACGGCTCCAAAACCTTTATTACCAACGGACAGCACGCAGATCTGGTCGTTGTGGTCTGTAAAACCGACCCTGAGGCAGGCGCGGCGGGTACCAGCCTGATACTGGTGGAGGCGGATCGCGCGGGCTTTGAGAAGGGCCGTAATCTTGAGAAGGTCGGTATGAAAGCCCAGGACACCTCGGAACTCTTTTTCAGCGATGTCCGTGTGCCGAGGGAAAATCTTCTCGGCGAAGAGGGCAAGGGCTTTGTATACCTCATGCAGGAGTTGCCCCAGGAGCGACTCTCCATCGGCATTATGGCTATGGCCGCTTCCGAGGTTTGCCTCCGCCAGACCATTGACTACGTCAAAGAACGGCAAGCCTTCGGTAAGCCCATCGCCGCCCTCCAGAACACGCAATTCAAGCTCGCGGAGCTGGACACGGAACTCACCAGCGCTCAGGTGTTTATGGATCGTTGTCTGGAACTTCTGGTAGCGGGACAGTTGGATACGGTAACTGCCTCAAAAGCCAAGCTCCTGGGATCGGAGCTGCAGTGTCGCATCGTCGATGAATGCGTCCAGCTCCACGGAGGATACGGCTATATGTGGGAGTACCCTGTTGCCCGCGCTTTCGCGGACTCCCGGGTACAGCGTATCTATGGGGGCACCAGTGAGGTGATGAAGCTGATTATCGGACGATCACTTATCGCTGACTGA
- a CDS encoding AMP-binding protein, giving the protein MHQDSNKWGRLASASDEGEQRKLALEDPGQYHGSIASRELHWYDNGDWLSRTDNGDWQGLGVNRGGPADNARPREWFPWTRAFDDSRAPFYRWYAGALTNACFNEVDRHVLAGRGDATAIVFEGDRWDPSRNDGKGGPVQEITVSFRQLLAETVLRAEVLSSLGLKRGDRIAFNLPNILEQIFYTQAAKRLGIIYTPVFGGFSAKTLSDRIYDAGATVVITADGGYRNAEVVSYKEAYTDQALDNFIPLPSALACLNRVIADFDLGDARTRIVDAVEKGLRGEITIERSDLMRELGAALATEADLAAERSAELRTTVARELAGVEHTVKQVVVVRYTGQDIVRQSRDRWSHELVSEATDRVLAKAAEEGFIAANIEELLKLGDRDLHKALCASHAPVPVDADWPLFIIYTSGSTGKPKGVVHTHGGWLAGIAHTMRMVFNAEGDDRIYVVGDPGWITGQAYLIAAPLCLGIGTIIAEGSPLFPHAGRFSSIIERHKASIFKAGSTFLKAVMTDPASVEDMSTYDMSGVKVATFCAEPVSPAVQQFGMDRICDHYINSYWATEHGGMVFSCPWGGFNDLQADAKTWPLPWIQAEVRIAEDVAADGSASNWRPAEPGEKGELVITQPYPYLARTIWGDADALGTDEWQGDIKRFAEVYFNRWSDGLAYTQGDYARSHEDGAFTLHGRSDDVINVSGHRIGTEEIEGAVLRDKTLRTDSPVGNVVVVGAPHDEKGETPVAFLIAAPGSRLGDDDFSRLQGLVRSEKGATAVPSDFLVIPAFPETRSGKYMRRTLRAILLDEPLGDLSTLRNPEVVPEIQHIVSNWKSFGQLSQAREIVQSYRFLRLETHEIAPRRFVALLMIDSPPVNSLNERSLDELNTVLQHIAQQDRIEALVVTGARNAFVAGADVKELLEIGEAGDRESAQTPPNAAHTAFSVLENMGKPVIAAVNGPALGGGCELALACGFIVADPQARFGQPEINLNLLPGYGGTQRLVRRLHQLHGRAGLIDAIRLIASGRNIDAREALASGLVDHIVEAPGVSAVESAMAMLRQHFNGEGPVGATLERQRHYLETREYSLPVDQALLDDKGLASTFAQLRAGGRGHCLDRIIDAVSFGASKGQSAGLKHEAELFAEAVCDPASGPVGISAFLERRSAPLPVKYTDVTPDAPMEQRAALEAAGELIALDAPFFAGVTQLPRYQYGMGVAKRADTGAPDHGDPKDAEKLLVFPTPTPGPNEALVYVLASEMNFNDIWAITGIPVSPFDARDADVQVTGSGGVAMVAQLGAELLREGRLSVGQLVTIYSGQSELLSPDQGLDPMAADFRIQGYEQNDGSHAQFLVVQGPQLHPKLPSMTIEEAGSYGLTLGTIHRALFTTLDIKPGRRLFVEGASTGTGLDCLRTAKQTGLSVVGMVSSEERGERVRAFGGAPINRKDERWSDIFTPVPEDPAAWEPWERAGDAFVAEARKQAEGNIDYVVSHAGENAFSRSFQLLGDDGVLTFYGASSGYRFSFMGKSGSSSPAVMFDRAGLRSGGTLLVVYGPGADDGVVDPVAIEAIEVGCSLGAQVAVLADNAAQREFVTSLGFGTRLTGVVSIDAIARKLGDDFVPPGPFPELPDAFKESEAFKEAVRRFSDVTLKPIGSAIAPLLRNTLDKRGLPDVVFERAGRDGLGLATSLVKPNVGKVVYAEDLRGQRLSFYAPQVWMRQRRILMPSAEIRGTHLNTAREFAEMQERIAGGMIDVMPPVNVDLTEIAEAHQAMWENRHAGANYVATHGLPRSGLKTRDELYRAWAIREAEQRGETLAHIDTGSAGALR; this is encoded by the coding sequence GTGCACCAAGACTCAAACAAATGGGGCCGCCTGGCATCGGCGTCAGACGAAGGCGAGCAGCGGAAACTTGCTCTTGAAGACCCGGGTCAGTACCACGGCTCCATCGCCTCCCGGGAGCTCCATTGGTACGACAACGGTGACTGGCTGAGCCGCACTGACAACGGCGATTGGCAGGGCCTGGGTGTCAACCGCGGTGGGCCTGCAGACAACGCCCGTCCCCGGGAGTGGTTTCCCTGGACCCGGGCCTTCGACGACAGCCGCGCACCCTTCTATCGCTGGTACGCCGGAGCCCTCACAAACGCCTGTTTCAACGAGGTCGATCGGCATGTACTCGCGGGTCGCGGCGACGCCACTGCGATTGTGTTCGAGGGTGACCGTTGGGATCCGTCACGCAATGATGGTAAGGGCGGCCCGGTACAGGAAATCACCGTCTCGTTTCGCCAACTCCTGGCAGAGACCGTCCTGCGCGCTGAGGTGCTGTCTTCCCTGGGCCTGAAGCGCGGTGACCGCATTGCCTTCAACCTGCCCAACATCCTGGAGCAAATCTTCTACACCCAGGCGGCAAAACGTCTGGGCATTATCTACACCCCCGTGTTTGGCGGTTTCTCCGCAAAAACCCTGTCGGATCGTATCTATGACGCCGGCGCCACTGTCGTTATCACCGCTGATGGCGGCTACCGTAATGCGGAGGTAGTTTCCTATAAGGAGGCCTACACCGATCAGGCGCTGGATAACTTCATCCCCCTCCCGTCGGCGCTCGCCTGTCTGAATCGCGTCATTGCCGACTTTGATCTCGGAGATGCCAGGACTCGCATAGTAGACGCCGTCGAGAAGGGTCTGCGCGGCGAAATCACCATCGAGCGCAGCGACCTCATGCGTGAACTCGGTGCGGCCCTGGCCACCGAGGCCGACCTGGCCGCTGAACGCTCCGCGGAGCTGCGAACCACGGTAGCCCGGGAGCTCGCCGGCGTCGAACACACGGTGAAGCAGGTGGTGGTGGTGCGCTACACCGGACAGGATATTGTCCGTCAGAGCCGGGACCGCTGGTCCCACGAACTCGTCAGCGAGGCCACGGATCGGGTGCTGGCAAAAGCGGCAGAAGAAGGGTTTATTGCCGCAAACATCGAGGAATTGCTCAAACTCGGAGACCGGGATCTCCATAAAGCTCTCTGCGCCTCCCACGCCCCCGTACCCGTCGATGCCGACTGGCCACTGTTTATCATCTACACCTCGGGCTCCACCGGCAAACCCAAAGGCGTGGTCCACACCCACGGCGGCTGGCTCGCCGGCATTGCTCACACCATGCGCATGGTCTTTAACGCCGAGGGTGACGATCGCATCTATGTCGTGGGCGACCCCGGTTGGATTACCGGTCAGGCCTATCTCATCGCCGCGCCCCTGTGCCTGGGTATCGGCACAATCATCGCCGAGGGTTCTCCGCTTTTCCCCCATGCGGGACGCTTCTCGTCGATTATCGAGAGGCATAAAGCAAGTATCTTCAAAGCGGGATCTACCTTTCTCAAAGCGGTGATGACCGATCCGGCAAGTGTTGAAGACATGTCGACCTACGACATGAGCGGGGTCAAGGTTGCCACCTTCTGTGCCGAGCCGGTCTCTCCCGCCGTGCAGCAATTCGGCATGGACCGCATCTGCGATCACTACATTAATTCCTACTGGGCAACGGAGCACGGCGGCATGGTGTTCTCCTGCCCCTGGGGTGGCTTCAATGACCTGCAGGCAGACGCCAAAACCTGGCCCCTCCCGTGGATACAGGCGGAGGTGCGCATCGCTGAAGACGTCGCTGCCGATGGCTCTGCATCCAACTGGCGACCTGCGGAGCCCGGCGAGAAAGGCGAATTGGTCATTACCCAGCCCTACCCCTACCTGGCGCGCACCATCTGGGGCGACGCCGATGCCCTGGGCACCGACGAGTGGCAGGGTGATATCAAGCGTTTCGCTGAGGTTTACTTCAACCGCTGGTCCGACGGCCTGGCCTACACCCAGGGCGATTATGCCCGCAGCCACGAGGATGGTGCCTTCACCCTTCACGGTCGCTCGGATGACGTGATCAATGTCTCAGGACACCGTATCGGCACGGAAGAAATTGAGGGCGCTGTCCTGCGCGACAAGACCCTGCGTACAGACTCCCCCGTGGGCAACGTGGTTGTCGTTGGCGCGCCCCACGATGAAAAGGGGGAGACCCCCGTGGCCTTCCTTATAGCCGCCCCCGGCTCCCGTCTCGGTGATGATGACTTCAGCCGACTCCAGGGTCTGGTGCGCAGCGAAAAAGGTGCGACGGCGGTGCCCTCAGATTTTCTGGTCATCCCCGCCTTCCCGGAAACCCGCTCTGGCAAATACATGCGACGAACCCTGCGGGCGATTCTCCTGGATGAGCCCCTGGGTGATCTCTCTACCCTGCGCAATCCCGAAGTTGTCCCGGAAATTCAGCACATCGTCAGCAACTGGAAATCCTTTGGTCAGCTCAGCCAGGCCCGGGAAATCGTGCAGAGCTATCGCTTCTTACGCCTGGAAACCCATGAGATTGCGCCCCGGCGTTTTGTAGCGCTACTGATGATCGATTCTCCGCCGGTGAACTCCCTGAACGAGCGCTCCCTGGACGAGCTCAATACCGTTTTACAACATATCGCCCAGCAGGATCGCATCGAGGCCCTGGTGGTAACGGGCGCGCGCAACGCCTTCGTCGCCGGTGCCGACGTCAAGGAACTGCTTGAAATCGGCGAAGCCGGTGACCGCGAGTCGGCCCAAACCCCGCCCAACGCAGCGCACACGGCGTTCTCCGTTCTGGAGAACATGGGTAAACCGGTGATCGCTGCGGTGAACGGGCCGGCCCTCGGGGGCGGTTGCGAGCTGGCCCTGGCCTGCGGCTTTATCGTCGCCGATCCCCAGGCCAGATTCGGCCAACCGGAAATCAATCTCAATCTGCTGCCGGGCTACGGCGGCACCCAGCGCCTGGTGCGCCGGCTCCATCAGCTTCATGGTCGCGCGGGACTTATCGATGCTATCCGTCTCATTGCCTCGGGCCGCAACATCGATGCCCGGGAAGCCCTGGCATCGGGTCTGGTGGATCATATCGTCGAGGCGCCGGGCGTCAGCGCCGTGGAGTCTGCCATGGCGATGCTCAGGCAACACTTCAACGGCGAGGGGCCTGTCGGAGCCACCCTGGAACGGCAGCGACACTACCTTGAAACCCGGGAATACAGCCTCCCGGTGGATCAGGCACTGTTGGACGACAAGGGACTGGCAAGCACCTTCGCCCAGCTTCGCGCCGGAGGACGAGGACACTGTCTGGATCGCATTATCGACGCCGTGAGCTTTGGTGCCAGCAAAGGCCAATCCGCCGGTCTCAAACACGAGGCCGAGCTGTTCGCCGAGGCGGTCTGTGATCCTGCATCGGGCCCCGTAGGCATCAGCGCGTTCCTGGAGCGGCGCAGCGCCCCCCTCCCCGTCAAGTACACCGACGTAACCCCTGATGCCCCGATGGAACAGCGCGCGGCGTTGGAAGCCGCGGGAGAGCTCATCGCCCTGGACGCGCCCTTTTTTGCCGGTGTCACACAGTTGCCCCGCTATCAGTACGGTATGGGAGTAGCCAAACGGGCAGACACGGGCGCACCGGATCACGGCGATCCCAAAGACGCGGAAAAGCTCCTGGTGTTTCCCACACCCACGCCCGGGCCCAACGAGGCCTTGGTCTACGTCCTCGCCTCGGAAATGAACTTCAATGACATCTGGGCCATTACCGGCATTCCCGTGTCACCCTTTGATGCCCGGGATGCCGATGTGCAGGTGACCGGTTCCGGTGGCGTGGCCATGGTCGCCCAGCTCGGCGCGGAACTCCTGCGCGAAGGGCGACTCTCCGTGGGTCAACTGGTAACTATCTATTCAGGACAGAGCGAACTCCTGTCCCCGGATCAGGGACTCGATCCTATGGCGGCGGATTTCCGCATCCAGGGTTATGAGCAGAACGATGGCAGTCATGCGCAGTTTCTGGTGGTACAGGGTCCCCAGCTCCATCCCAAGCTACCCTCCATGACCATCGAAGAAGCGGGCTCCTACGGACTGACCCTGGGCACGATTCATCGGGCATTATTCACGACGCTGGACATCAAGCCGGGACGCCGGCTCTTTGTTGAGGGCGCATCCACGGGTACGGGCCTTGACTGTCTCCGCACGGCAAAACAGACGGGGTTATCCGTCGTCGGCATGGTCTCCTCAGAAGAACGCGGCGAGCGCGTGAGGGCCTTTGGCGGCGCCCCCATCAACCGCAAGGACGAACGCTGGAGCGATATCTTTACGCCGGTGCCCGAGGACCCCGCTGCCTGGGAGCCCTGGGAACGCGCCGGCGATGCTTTTGTGGCGGAGGCCCGGAAGCAGGCCGAAGGCAATATTGACTACGTGGTCTCCCACGCCGGCGAAAACGCCTTTTCCCGCTCCTTCCAATTGCTGGGCGACGACGGTGTACTCACATTCTATGGTGCATCATCGGGTTATCGCTTTTCGTTCATGGGCAAAAGCGGAAGCTCGAGCCCTGCGGTCATGTTTGATCGCGCTGGCCTGCGCAGCGGCGGCACCCTCCTTGTGGTTTACGGACCCGGTGCCGATGACGGCGTTGTCGACCCCGTGGCCATTGAGGCCATCGAGGTGGGATGCAGTCTGGGAGCCCAGGTGGCGGTGCTGGCAGACAATGCCGCCCAGCGGGAGTTTGTTACCTCCCTGGGCTTTGGCACCCGCCTCACCGGCGTGGTGAGCATCGATGCCATCGCTCGCAAGCTCGGTGATGACTTTGTGCCGCCAGGGCCCTTTCCCGAACTGCCCGATGCCTTTAAGGAATCCGAGGCTTTCAAGGAGGCGGTTCGCAGATTCTCGGACGTCACCCTAAAGCCCATCGGTTCTGCCATAGCGCCGCTGTTGCGCAATACTCTCGACAAGCGAGGACTTCCCGACGTGGTATTCGAACGCGCCGGGAGAGACGGATTGGGACTGGCAACCTCGCTGGTAAAACCCAATGTTGGCAAAGTCGTTTACGCCGAAGACCTCAGGGGTCAGCGGCTCAGTTTTTATGCGCCGCAGGTCTGGATGCGCCAGCGCCGCATACTCATGCCCAGTGCAGAGATCCGAGGCACCCACCTCAACACCGCACGGGAATTCGCAGAAATGCAGGAGCGTATCGCCGGAGGCATGATCGATGTGATGCCACCGGTCAACGTAGACCTGACCGAGATCGCAGAGGCCCATCAGGCCATGTGGGAAAACCGTCATGCCGGCGCCAACTACGTCGCCACCCATGGCCTTCCCCGCTCGGGGCTCAAAACGCGGGATGAACTGTATCGCGCCTGGGCCATCCGCGAAGCCGAACAGCGCGGGGAAACCCTCGCTCATATTGATACGGGATCTGCAGGAGCACTTCGATGA
- a CDS encoding SDR family NAD(P)-dependent oxidoreductase, with translation MQLGLKDKLFVVTGAAQGIGSAIVKSLAAEGAAVAALDIDAEGLQDLAALQGVTTYPGDLSRAEEAHELCKRVLDAQGAVYGLVTAAGGVRGQTAKNLENVSAAEWHRIFNANVDAAMWCAQAFAPAMKAAGSGRIVTISSGAGLRPSLTGIQSYAAAKHALVGLTKQLALELGPDGIAVNSVAPGFVLSNPSTVRQWEAFGKARQQEILGGIHMRRLGSADDIADAVLFLCSERASWISGQILSVDGGRA, from the coding sequence ATGCAATTAGGCCTTAAGGACAAGCTGTTTGTTGTCACGGGCGCCGCCCAGGGCATCGGATCTGCGATTGTAAAAAGTCTGGCAGCGGAGGGCGCTGCGGTAGCCGCGCTCGATATTGACGCCGAAGGTCTTCAGGATCTTGCCGCCTTGCAGGGCGTGACGACTTACCCAGGAGACCTGTCTCGCGCGGAGGAGGCCCACGAACTCTGCAAGCGGGTGCTCGACGCCCAGGGCGCTGTTTATGGTCTGGTGACCGCCGCCGGCGGTGTGCGGGGTCAGACGGCTAAAAATCTCGAAAACGTGAGTGCCGCCGAGTGGCACCGTATTTTTAATGCCAACGTGGATGCCGCCATGTGGTGTGCCCAGGCTTTTGCACCTGCAATGAAGGCTGCCGGCAGCGGTCGCATTGTCACGATATCTTCGGGCGCGGGCCTCCGGCCGAGCCTGACGGGGATTCAGTCCTATGCCGCTGCCAAGCACGCCTTGGTGGGGCTCACAAAACAGCTGGCTCTGGAGCTGGGTCCCGACGGTATTGCCGTGAATTCCGTGGCTCCGGGTTTTGTGCTTTCCAACCCCTCTACGGTCAGACAGTGGGAAGCCTTTGGGAAAGCGCGGCAGCAAGAGATCCTGGGTGGCATTCACATGCGCCGCCTGGGGAGCGCCGACGATATCGCCGACGCTGTGCTGTTTCTCTGCTCCGAGCGCGCCTCCTGGATCTCCGGTCAGATCCTTTCCGTCGACGGCGGTCGCGCCTGA
- a CDS encoding arylsulfatase has product MFKLKILAMATLAAVTWVFSVASFAADKPNILVLWGDDVGVWNTSAYNRGGMGYQTPNIDSIANEGALFTDMYAQQSCTAGRASFILGQQPFRTGLLTIGMPGSDQGIPDWAPTIADLLKDQGYKTGQFGKNHLGDQDRHLPTNHGFDEFFGNLYHLNAEEEPETYYYPKDPAFHEKFGPRGVLHAYADGKIEDTGPLTRKRMETVDQEFGGAAKKFMAAAVNEDKPFFVWMNFTRMHVWTHLQEKYRGKTGISLYADGMAELDDMVGSFLEELETLGVDDNTIVIFSTDNGAEKFTWPDGGASPYRGEKGTTWEGGMRVPQMVKWPGTIKPGTIYNDIMSQEDWMPTLLAAAGVPDVKEKLASEEGMRANGKQFRVHLDGYNFKPYFEGETDKGPRREIMYFAASGMLNAIRVDDWKVAFAIERGPINEAYRETPAWPVITNLRADPFESAYTESGMYVRWYADNMWLMVPAQGFVQRFFATIQDFPFQAGGSLSASNIGYGTLERQKAMGSLQRLMDLSIQN; this is encoded by the coding sequence ATGTTCAAGCTCAAAATTCTCGCCATGGCAACGCTGGCCGCGGTGACCTGGGTGTTCAGTGTGGCGTCGTTTGCCGCTGACAAGCCCAATATTCTGGTGTTGTGGGGCGATGATGTGGGGGTTTGGAATACCAGCGCCTACAATCGCGGGGGCATGGGGTATCAAACTCCGAATATCGACTCCATCGCCAACGAAGGCGCGCTGTTCACTGATATGTATGCGCAGCAGTCCTGCACCGCGGGTCGAGCCTCCTTTATCCTGGGGCAGCAGCCTTTCCGTACAGGCCTGCTGACCATCGGCATGCCAGGTAGCGATCAGGGCATCCCCGACTGGGCGCCCACCATCGCCGACCTTCTGAAGGACCAGGGTTACAAGACGGGTCAATTCGGAAAGAACCACCTCGGTGACCAGGACAGGCACCTGCCCACCAACCATGGTTTTGATGAGTTTTTCGGCAATCTTTACCACCTCAACGCCGAGGAGGAGCCCGAGACCTACTACTACCCCAAAGATCCGGCATTCCATGAGAAATTCGGCCCTCGCGGTGTGCTCCATGCCTATGCAGACGGCAAGATTGAAGATACGGGTCCCCTCACGCGCAAGCGTATGGAAACCGTCGATCAGGAGTTCGGCGGGGCTGCGAAGAAGTTTATGGCGGCGGCGGTGAATGAGGATAAGCCGTTTTTTGTGTGGATGAACTTCACCCGCATGCATGTCTGGACGCACCTGCAGGAAAAATACCGTGGCAAGACAGGTATCAGCCTTTATGCCGATGGTATGGCGGAGCTCGATGACATGGTCGGCAGCTTCCTCGAAGAATTGGAGACCCTGGGGGTAGACGACAACACGATTGTTATCTTCTCGACGGACAACGGCGCCGAGAAGTTCACCTGGCCCGATGGCGGTGCGTCACCCTACCGCGGCGAAAAAGGCACCACCTGGGAGGGTGGCATGCGTGTGCCTCAAATGGTCAAGTGGCCGGGCACCATCAAGCCGGGCACTATCTACAACGACATTATGAGCCAGGAAGACTGGATGCCGACGCTCCTGGCTGCCGCCGGTGTGCCTGACGTCAAGGAAAAGCTCGCCTCTGAAGAGGGTATGCGCGCCAATGGCAAGCAGTTCCGCGTTCACCTCGATGGCTACAACTTCAAGCCGTACTTTGAAGGTGAGACGGACAAAGGCCCCCGCCGTGAAATCATGTATTTTGCCGCCAGCGGTATGCTCAACGCCATCCGTGTTGATGATTGGAAAGTCGCTTTTGCCATTGAGCGCGGCCCCATCAATGAAGCTTACCGGGAGACACCGGCCTGGCCCGTGATCACCAATCTCCGCGCAGATCCCTTTGAAAGTGCGTACACCGAGTCCGGCATGTACGTCCGCTGGTACGCTGATAATATGTGGCTCATGGTTCCGGCCCAGGGCTTTGTTCAGCGTTTCTTTGCGACCATTCAGGACTTCCCCTTTCAAGCGGGCGGGTCACTCAGCGCCAGTAACATCGGTTACGGCACCCTCGAAAGACAAAAAGCCATGGGTAGCCTGCAGCGTTTGATGGATCTATCGATTCAAAACTAA
- a CDS encoding MipA/OmpV family protein, with protein sequence MLLPAYPGIAWGLGDLRSLDPEDRSQEWSFGFAYILEDVIYAGEEASGTDLVPLFTYSGKHLFLDSTDFGWHAVDTSAWQLDLFASYYIQGYNDHSFFYETGAVRPNDDALKGMVRKNTVEAGLELTRKTDFGRFSLQLRQDAHGVHHGGEVRARWAKVFRGNRWQLEPWAEYNTLAAGKADYYYGVREDEVTDTRPAYTLEDGSIWGVGVAGRYAVGRHHQFNLNLAYRGYGGDIGASPIVARDRGSSLQFGYRYEFGGEKLPLGDEDFNFVTNNARRSAVRAAYGCSTEVKFVEILQGDIGCSDLDTELASVFVSRQLTERMVTLPIEGWLQLGLGRRFENNLQDDFWEGVFAFKALFRQFPWSDSVETRVGFSNGVSYTGRVPALEQEKAARKNRRESHLLHYLEFSLDVSVGDLLRVDSMRNLFAGFYVHHRSGIFASSNYYKNVDGGSNANMLYLEWEF encoded by the coding sequence TTGCTACTCCCCGCATATCCCGGCATAGCATGGGGCCTGGGCGATCTTCGCAGTCTGGACCCGGAGGATCGCAGCCAAGAATGGTCCTTTGGCTTTGCATACATTCTCGAGGACGTGATCTACGCGGGCGAGGAGGCGAGCGGTACGGATCTGGTTCCCTTGTTTACCTATAGCGGCAAGCATCTCTTTTTGGACAGCACCGATTTTGGCTGGCATGCGGTGGACACTTCCGCCTGGCAGCTTGATCTTTTCGCCAGTTACTACATCCAGGGTTACAACGACCATTCTTTTTTTTATGAGACCGGTGCCGTACGCCCTAATGATGACGCCCTCAAAGGCATGGTGCGCAAGAACACCGTGGAGGCCGGTCTGGAACTCACGCGCAAGACAGACTTCGGACGCTTTTCTCTGCAGCTCCGTCAGGATGCTCACGGTGTTCACCATGGCGGTGAAGTCCGCGCACGTTGGGCAAAGGTTTTTCGCGGTAATCGATGGCAGCTCGAGCCCTGGGCGGAGTACAACACACTGGCGGCGGGTAAAGCGGATTATTACTACGGCGTCCGGGAAGATGAGGTCACGGACACTCGCCCCGCCTATACCCTGGAGGATGGGAGCATCTGGGGCGTGGGCGTCGCGGGCCGCTATGCCGTCGGTCGACATCATCAATTTAACCTAAACCTGGCGTATCGAGGCTATGGCGGAGACATCGGCGCCAGCCCCATCGTCGCCCGGGATAGGGGCAGCAGTCTGCAGTTTGGCTACCGCTACGAGTTCGGTGGCGAGAAGCTGCCGTTGGGGGATGAAGACTTCAATTTTGTCACGAACAATGCGCGACGCAGCGCAGTGCGTGCGGCCTACGGCTGCTCCACGGAGGTCAAGTTTGTAGAGATCCTGCAGGGGGATATCGGCTGTAGCGATCTGGATACGGAGCTCGCCAGTGTTTTTGTCAGCCGACAGCTGACGGAACGCATGGTGACGCTTCCCATCGAGGGCTGGTTGCAGCTCGGTCTGGGGCGTCGCTTTGAAAACAATCTTCAGGATGATTTTTGGGAGGGGGTTTTTGCCTTTAAGGCGCTTTTTAGGCAATTCCCCTGGTCCGATTCCGTGGAGACTCGTGTGGGGTTCTCTAATGGTGTTTCCTACACAGGGCGCGTGCCCGCCCTGGAGCAGGAAAAAGCGGCCCGTAAAAACCGCCGTGAGAGCCATCTGCTACATTATCTGGAGTTTAGTCTCGATGTGTCCGTGGGGGACCTGCTGCGCGTGGACAGCATGAGAAATCTGTTTGCGGGCTTTTATGTGCACCACCGCTCAGGCATCTTTGCGAGTTCCAACTACTACAAAAACGTGGACGGCGGCTCGAACGCCAACATGCTTTATCTTGAGTGGGAATTTTAA